One genomic segment of Paraburkholderia caffeinilytica includes these proteins:
- a CDS encoding Lrp/AsnC family transcriptional regulator translates to MRPPRLDQLDDLDRNLVALLQANARESVANLARQLDVARTTVIARIARLERSNVIGGYSVRLGQDVLDSSIQAYVGIIIAPKYGPAVQKRLGKMPEVQLLCAVSGEFDYVAWLRADSPDRLNDLLDEIGGLEGVERTTTSIILARKIDRGMV, encoded by the coding sequence ATGAGACCTCCGCGCCTCGACCAACTCGACGACCTCGACCGCAACCTCGTTGCGCTGCTGCAAGCCAACGCCCGGGAGAGCGTCGCCAACCTTGCGCGCCAGCTCGACGTGGCGCGCACCACCGTGATTGCCCGGATCGCCCGGCTCGAGCGCAGCAACGTGATCGGCGGCTATAGCGTGCGGCTCGGCCAGGACGTGCTCGACTCGAGCATCCAGGCGTACGTCGGCATCATCATCGCGCCGAAGTACGGACCGGCCGTGCAGAAACGTCTCGGCAAGATGCCCGAGGTGCAACTGCTGTGTGCGGTGAGCGGCGAGTTCGACTATGTCGCGTGGCTGCGCGCCGATTCGCCCGACCGCCTCAACGATCTGCTCGACGAGATCGGCGGCCTGGAAGGGGTGGAGCGGACCACCACGTCGATCATTCTTGCGCGCAAGATCGACCGCGGCATGGTGTGA
- the cydX gene encoding cytochrome bd-I oxidase subunit CydX → MWYFTWILGIGVALGFGIINVMWLEAGGKFARDPQPAGAPPATSEDTSS, encoded by the coding sequence ATGTGGTATTTCACCTGGATTCTCGGCATCGGCGTGGCATTGGGCTTCGGCATCATCAATGTGATGTGGCTGGAGGCCGGCGGCAAGTTCGCGCGTGACCCGCAGCCCGCCGGCGCCCCGCCCGCCACGTCCGAGGACACGTCTTCGTGA
- a CDS encoding LysR family transcriptional regulator, with the protein MDKFVSMEIFVAVVEAGSLTAAAERFDISSAMVGKHIRSLETRLATRLLTRTTRRQSLTEIGRQYYEQCRQILADVKEAESLAEAMAAAPRGVLKVTAPLTYGVEVFAPAMTDYLSAWPDVSLELDLSNRVIDLVEEGFDASVRIGRLPDSSFVARPLKPYRMRACASPAYLARAGTPRTPADLMQHECLGFLHWGREGLWRLGGENADETPLRAGRFRANNGQALKVAALRGFGLVLQPEALLAKEIASGELVSVLEAYLPEGAPVHLLYPRDRRATPKLTSFIDFVIERFGA; encoded by the coding sequence GTGGACAAATTCGTGAGCATGGAAATCTTCGTCGCGGTGGTCGAGGCGGGCAGTCTCACGGCGGCTGCCGAGCGCTTTGACATTTCGTCGGCGATGGTGGGCAAACACATCCGCTCGCTCGAAACACGGCTCGCGACGCGGCTTCTGACGCGCACCACGCGTCGTCAGAGTCTGACTGAAATCGGCCGGCAGTATTACGAGCAGTGCCGGCAGATTCTGGCCGACGTCAAGGAGGCGGAGTCGCTCGCCGAGGCCATGGCGGCCGCGCCGCGCGGGGTGCTGAAGGTGACGGCGCCGCTGACCTACGGCGTCGAAGTCTTTGCCCCGGCGATGACCGACTACCTGAGCGCGTGGCCGGACGTGAGCCTCGAACTGGATCTGTCGAATCGTGTGATCGACCTGGTGGAAGAGGGCTTCGATGCATCGGTGCGCATTGGCCGATTGCCGGATTCCAGTTTCGTCGCGCGGCCGTTGAAGCCTTACCGGATGCGCGCGTGCGCATCGCCGGCCTATCTGGCGCGGGCCGGCACACCGCGCACGCCGGCCGATCTCATGCAGCACGAATGTCTCGGCTTTCTGCATTGGGGCCGCGAAGGTTTGTGGCGGCTAGGCGGCGAGAATGCGGACGAAACCCCGCTGCGCGCCGGCCGGTTCCGCGCGAACAACGGCCAGGCGCTCAAGGTTGCCGCATTGCGCGGCTTCGGTCTGGTGTTGCAGCCGGAGGCGCTGCTGGCGAAAGAGATTGCCAGTGGCGAACTGGTGTCGGTGCTGGAGGCCTATCTGCCCGAAGGCGCGCCCGTCCATCTGCTCTATCCACGCGACCGGCGTGCCACGCCCAAGCTCACCAGCTTCATCGATTTCGTGATCGAGCGGTTCGGGGCGTGA
- a CDS encoding saccharopine dehydrogenase family protein: protein MKVAIVGAGLIGHTIAHMLRETGDYDVVAFDRDQHALDKLAAQGIPTRRVDSADAAALRAAIQGFDALINALPYYLAVSVATAAKGAGVHYFDLTEDVRATSAIRAIADDADHAFMPQCGLAPGFIGIAAHELANRFTEIRDVKMRVGALPEFPTNALKYNLTWSVDGLINEYCQPCEAIRDSRTQWVQPLEGLEHFSLDGTEYEAFNTSGGLGTLCETLAGRVESLDYKSVRYPGHRNLMQFLLEDLRLSSDRDTLKTIMRRSVPATAQDVVLVFITVSGMRDGQLVQEVFTRKIFAKTVCGVPMSAIQITTAGAMCAVLDLFREQKLPQSGFVRQEQVSLRDFLANRFGQLYEGQSLDAMATV, encoded by the coding sequence ATGAAAGTAGCCATCGTCGGTGCAGGTTTGATCGGTCACACCATCGCCCATATGTTGCGTGAAACGGGCGACTACGACGTCGTCGCGTTCGACCGCGATCAGCATGCGCTCGATAAGCTCGCTGCCCAGGGCATCCCGACCCGCCGCGTCGATTCCGCCGACGCCGCCGCGTTGCGCGCCGCCATTCAAGGCTTCGATGCGCTCATCAACGCACTGCCGTATTACCTGGCAGTGAGCGTGGCCACGGCCGCCAAAGGTGCGGGCGTTCACTATTTCGACCTGACCGAAGACGTGCGCGCCACCAGCGCGATTCGTGCAATCGCCGACGACGCCGATCACGCCTTCATGCCGCAATGCGGTCTCGCGCCGGGCTTCATCGGCATCGCCGCGCATGAACTGGCGAACCGCTTCACCGAAATCCGCGACGTGAAAATGCGCGTCGGCGCGCTGCCCGAATTCCCGACCAACGCGCTGAAGTACAACCTGACGTGGAGCGTCGATGGCCTGATCAACGAGTACTGCCAGCCTTGCGAAGCGATCCGCGACAGCCGCACGCAGTGGGTGCAGCCGCTGGAAGGCCTCGAACACTTCTCGCTCGACGGTACCGAATACGAAGCCTTCAATACGTCCGGCGGGCTGGGTACGCTATGCGAAACGCTGGCGGGCCGCGTCGAATCGCTCGACTACAAGTCGGTGCGCTATCCGGGCCACCGCAACCTGATGCAGTTCCTGCTGGAAGACCTGCGTTTGTCGAGCGACCGCGATACGCTCAAGACCATCATGCGCCGCTCGGTGCCCGCGACCGCGCAAGACGTCGTGCTGGTGTTCATCACCGTGAGCGGCATGCGTGACGGCCAGCTGGTGCAGGAAGTATTCACTCGCAAGATCTTCGCGAAGACGGTGTGCGGCGTGCCGATGAGCGCAATCCAGATCACCACGGCCGGCGCGATGTGCGCGGTGCTCGATCTGTTCCGTGAGCAGAAGCTGCCGCAAAGCGGCTTCGTGCGTCAGGAACAGGTGTCGCTGCGCGACTTCCTCGCGAACCGCTTCGGCCAGTTGTACGAAGGGCAGTCGCTGGATGCCATGGCAACGGTGTAA
- a CDS encoding PGDYG domain-containing protein — protein MTELKNLDLSQDADAQRVVKNETVRVEFAAAEGELMSLEGPNRYTRGDALITGSTGDRWVVSRERFDAKYLPEDTALAHGEPGAYCNRPAVVLAKQMHEAFTLARSANGGDVLRGAAGDWIMQYAPGDYGVVQAARFAKVYRLAD, from the coding sequence ATGACCGAACTCAAAAATCTCGATCTCAGTCAAGATGCCGACGCCCAGCGCGTCGTCAAGAACGAAACCGTGCGCGTTGAATTCGCCGCCGCCGAAGGCGAACTGATGAGCCTGGAAGGCCCGAACCGCTACACCCGCGGCGACGCGCTGATCACCGGCTCGACCGGCGACCGCTGGGTCGTCTCACGCGAACGCTTCGACGCCAAATACCTGCCGGAAGACACCGCCCTCGCTCACGGCGAACCTGGCGCATACTGCAACCGTCCCGCCGTCGTGCTGGCCAAACAGATGCATGAAGCGTTCACGCTCGCGCGCTCGGCGAACGGCGGCGACGTGCTGCGCGGCGCCGCCGGCGACTGGATCATGCAATACGCGCCGGGCGACTACGGCGTGGTGCAGGCCGCACGCTTTGCGAAAGTCTATCGCCTGGCGGACTGA
- a CDS encoding AAA family ATPase yields the protein MTCLVFFCGHAGTGKTTLAKKLIGPLMQASATPFCLLDKDTLFGGYSAAAMAMLTGDPNDRDSPLFLQHLRDPEYRGLLDTARDNLELGVSALVVGPLSREVRERRLFDRTWLGIGADVVLRVVWVYTSEETAHQRIVARGNPNDAYKLAHWDEYRQRRFVPSGDICDDLLMFDNTAPTRADYEALLARIVGGPLASSAKLPPLPV from the coding sequence GTGACCTGTCTGGTTTTCTTCTGCGGCCATGCCGGCACCGGCAAGACCACCCTGGCAAAGAAGCTGATCGGTCCGCTCATGCAGGCGAGCGCGACGCCCTTCTGCCTGCTCGATAAAGATACGCTGTTCGGCGGCTACAGCGCGGCCGCCATGGCCATGCTGACCGGCGATCCGAACGACCGCGACAGCCCGCTCTTCCTGCAGCACCTGCGCGACCCCGAGTATCGCGGCCTGCTCGATACCGCGCGGGACAATCTCGAACTTGGCGTCAGCGCGCTGGTGGTCGGGCCGCTCTCGCGCGAAGTGCGCGAGCGGCGCCTCTTCGATCGCACCTGGCTGGGTATCGGCGCAGACGTGGTGCTGCGGGTCGTATGGGTCTACACGTCCGAAGAGACGGCGCATCAACGCATCGTCGCGCGCGGCAATCCGAACGATGCCTACAAACTCGCGCATTGGGACGAGTATCGGCAGCGCCGCTTCGTGCCGAGCGGCGACATTTGCGACGACCTGTTGATGTTCGACAACACCGCGCCAACCCGCGCGGATTACGAAGCGTTGCTCGCACGTATAGTGGGCGGGCCGCTTGCGTCGTCTGCGAAGCTGCCGCCGCTGCCTGTGTAG
- the corA gene encoding magnesium/cobalt transporter CorA: MLINCAAYQDGRKLADIDIDSISDYVARPECFVWVALKDPEPDELVVMQHEFGFHELAIEDAQNGHQRPKIEEYGESLFAVIHTVEMDEKGELLIGEVDVFVGHNYVLSVRRGTRAGFQNVRARCEREPELLKEGSAFVLYALVDDIVDRYFPILETMNNEIEALEDRIFERNNSVASRAIIEDLYSLKRRLVILQHHIAPLQEAVGKLTGGRIPSVCGGMQAYFRDVYDHLDRIVRIIDGRRELVVTAVQVNLGMISLVENEVTKRLGSFAALFAVPTMIAGIYGMNFETIPELHYKFGYPVCLAVMAIVDLILYWRFRKSGWL, encoded by the coding sequence ATGCTGATCAATTGCGCCGCCTATCAGGATGGCCGGAAGCTGGCCGACATCGATATCGATAGCATCAGCGACTACGTGGCGCGGCCCGAGTGCTTCGTCTGGGTCGCGCTGAAAGACCCGGAGCCGGACGAACTGGTCGTGATGCAGCACGAGTTCGGCTTCCACGAACTCGCGATCGAAGATGCGCAAAACGGCCATCAGCGTCCGAAAATCGAGGAGTACGGCGAGTCGCTATTCGCCGTCATCCACACCGTGGAAATGGACGAAAAGGGCGAACTGCTGATCGGCGAGGTCGACGTGTTCGTGGGGCACAACTATGTGCTGTCAGTGCGCCGCGGCACGCGCGCCGGGTTCCAGAACGTTCGCGCCCGTTGCGAGCGCGAGCCGGAATTGCTCAAGGAGGGCTCGGCGTTCGTGCTGTACGCGCTGGTGGACGACATCGTCGATCGTTATTTTCCGATCCTCGAGACGATGAACAACGAGATCGAAGCACTCGAGGACCGCATCTTCGAGCGCAACAATTCGGTGGCATCGCGGGCAATCATCGAGGATCTGTATTCGCTGAAACGCCGGCTCGTGATCCTGCAGCATCACATCGCGCCGCTTCAGGAGGCGGTCGGCAAATTGACGGGCGGCCGGATTCCGAGCGTCTGCGGAGGCATGCAAGCCTATTTCCGCGACGTCTACGACCATCTCGATCGGATCGTCAGAATCATCGATGGCCGGCGCGAATTGGTCGTGACCGCGGTGCAGGTCAATCTGGGGATGATCTCGCTGGTCGAAAACGAGGTGACCAAGCGGCTCGGCTCGTTCGCCGCGTTGTTCGCGGTGCCGACCATGATCGCCGGTATCTACGGGATGAACTTCGAGACCATCCCCGAGTTGCACTACAAGTTCGGCTATCCAGTCTGTCTTGCCGTGATGGCGATCGTGGATTTGATCCTGTACTGGCGCTTTCGCAAGTCCGGCTGGCTTTGA
- a CDS encoding MFS family transporter has translation MTNLNIPAAVTTDDTRRRIFAIVGASSGNLVEWFDFYVYSFCALYFAPAFFPSGNTTTQLLNTAGVFAAGFLMRPIGGWFFGRLADKRGRRTAMMVSVFMMCGGSLVIAVLPTYAQIGALAPALLLVARLFQGLSVGGEYGTSATYMSEVALKGRRGFFASFQYVTLIGGQLCALLVLVILQQTLSTEELKAWGWRVPFVIGALAALVALYLRKSLDETTTAETRQRKEAGTLRGLWLHRGAFATVLGFTAGGSLIFYTFTTYMQKYLVNTAGMHAKTASNVMTAALFVYMVMQPAFGALSDRIGRRRSMLFFGFFATIGTVPLLHALKDVTSPYAAFGLVVVALAIVSFYTSISGLIKAEMFPPEVRALGVGLSYAVANAIFGGSAEYVALWLKSVGSESTFYWYVTALCAIAGLVSLRMRDPSKEGYLRHEP, from the coding sequence ATGACAAATCTCAACATTCCGGCAGCAGTTACCACAGACGACACCCGTCGCCGCATCTTCGCAATCGTTGGCGCTTCATCGGGCAATCTCGTCGAGTGGTTCGACTTCTACGTGTATTCGTTCTGCGCGCTGTATTTCGCGCCGGCGTTCTTCCCGAGCGGCAACACCACCACGCAGTTGCTCAACACCGCCGGCGTGTTCGCCGCGGGCTTCCTGATGCGCCCGATCGGCGGCTGGTTCTTCGGCCGGCTCGCCGACAAGCGCGGACGCAGGACCGCCATGATGGTGTCGGTGTTCATGATGTGCGGCGGCTCGCTGGTGATCGCCGTGTTGCCCACGTATGCGCAGATCGGCGCGCTGGCGCCGGCGCTGCTGCTGGTCGCGCGGCTGTTCCAGGGGCTGTCGGTGGGCGGCGAGTACGGCACCAGCGCCACCTACATGAGTGAAGTCGCGCTCAAGGGGCGTCGCGGGTTTTTCGCGTCGTTCCAGTACGTCACGCTGATCGGCGGGCAGTTGTGCGCGCTGCTGGTGCTGGTGATCCTGCAACAGACCCTGTCCACCGAGGAACTGAAAGCGTGGGGCTGGCGCGTGCCGTTCGTGATCGGTGCGCTGGCGGCGCTGGTCGCGCTGTATCTGCGTAAATCGCTCGACGAAACGACCACGGCGGAAACGCGCCAGCGCAAGGAAGCCGGCACGCTGCGCGGCTTGTGGCTGCACCGGGGCGCCTTCGCGACGGTGCTCGGCTTCACGGCCGGGGGCTCGCTGATTTTCTACACGTTCACCACGTACATGCAGAAGTACCTGGTGAACACGGCGGGTATGCACGCCAAGACGGCCAGCAACGTGATGACCGCGGCGCTGTTCGTGTACATGGTGATGCAGCCGGCATTCGGCGCGTTGTCGGACCGCATCGGGCGGCGTCGTTCGATGCTGTTCTTCGGCTTCTTCGCGACCATCGGCACGGTGCCGCTGCTGCACGCGCTGAAAGACGTGACGAGCCCGTACGCGGCTTTCGGGCTGGTCGTGGTGGCGCTGGCGATCGTCAGCTTCTATACGTCGATCAGCGGCCTGATCAAGGCGGAAATGTTCCCGCCGGAAGTGCGCGCGCTCGGCGTGGGGCTGTCGTATGCGGTGGCCAATGCGATCTTCGGCGGCTCGGCGGAGTATGTGGCGCTGTGGCTGAAGTCGGTGGGCAGCGAGTCGACGTTCTACTGGTATGTGACCGCGCTGTGCGCGATCGCCGGCCTCGTGTCGCTGCGCATGCGCGATCCGTCGAAAGAAGGGTATCTGCGGCACGAGCCTTGA